A single Desulfovibrio porci DNA region contains:
- the creD gene encoding cell envelope integrity protein CreD: MEVILLSAAGLVVLLLALFGAFCCVRRIFFRKRPLSLRPAETEGQMARKDKPESAALIPGDAAPAARPDAADGENARPPSGLRQRPISAESLPPGSPLSRFAIVAAIALALLIPLLLVQNLVDERASLYRNVVQDISRTWGGQQQLTGPMLLIPYTERQITRRRGPGKEATGGGNQGDETITESHWALGHFVLLPTRVDFSGGMVPQERRRGIYRSLVYTADLHLAGRFTLPPDDALKRAAPALESVNYAGAYVVMGLSYPNALRTVGPLVWNKAELNAEPGIQPFSKLKNGFRIPVRLSPEIREYTFSQHLVFNGSSGIRFTPVGGVTKITLDSPWPHPSFQGDILPVSREVTDQGFKAAWEIPSLARSYPNLGTLKSWPENFTAFAAGVELYEAATHYHLIERSVKYGILFIGLTFLAFIIFELGLRARLHPVQYGLVGLAMVVFYLVLLSLSEHFSFLPSYAAASACTVLMIALYVGAALRNVREGVGVGVLLTALYTLLYAILQMEDYALLMGTALVLVMLGALMMVSRNLAFERM; the protein is encoded by the coding sequence ATGGAAGTGATACTGCTTTCCGCAGCCGGGCTGGTTGTCCTGCTGCTGGCCCTGTTCGGCGCTTTCTGCTGCGTCCGCCGGATTTTTTTCCGCAAGCGGCCGCTTTCGTTGCGGCCAGCTGAAACCGAAGGGCAGATGGCCAGAAAGGACAAGCCTGAAAGCGCCGCGTTAATTCCCGGCGATGCGGCCCCCGCCGCCCGGCCGGACGCCGCCGACGGGGAGAATGCGCGCCCCCCGTCGGGATTGCGCCAACGCCCGATAAGCGCCGAATCCCTCCCGCCGGGGTCGCCTTTGTCCCGTTTCGCCATTGTGGCGGCCATCGCCCTGGCCTTGCTCATTCCCCTGCTGCTGGTCCAGAATCTTGTGGACGAACGGGCCTCCCTGTACCGCAACGTGGTCCAGGACATCAGCCGGACCTGGGGCGGCCAGCAGCAGTTGACCGGCCCCATGCTGCTCATTCCCTACACGGAACGCCAGATCACCCGCCGACGCGGCCCCGGAAAAGAGGCCACAGGCGGCGGAAATCAGGGAGATGAAACTATTACCGAAAGCCATTGGGCTCTGGGCCACTTCGTGCTGCTGCCCACGCGGGTTGACTTCAGCGGCGGCATGGTCCCGCAGGAACGTCGGCGCGGCATCTACCGCTCCCTGGTCTACACGGCTGACCTGCATCTCGCGGGGCGGTTCACCCTGCCCCCGGACGACGCCCTGAAACGGGCCGCCCCGGCCCTGGAAAGCGTCAACTACGCCGGAGCCTATGTGGTCATGGGGCTTTCCTACCCCAACGCCCTGCGCACCGTGGGGCCGCTGGTCTGGAACAAGGCCGAACTCAACGCCGAACCGGGCATTCAGCCCTTTTCAAAGCTGAAAAACGGCTTTCGCATTCCGGTACGGCTTTCGCCGGAGATCAGGGAATACACGTTTTCGCAACATCTGGTCTTCAACGGCAGCAGCGGCATCCGTTTCACGCCCGTGGGCGGCGTGACCAAAATCACCCTGGATTCGCCCTGGCCGCATCCCAGCTTTCAGGGCGACATTCTGCCGGTATCACGCGAAGTTACGGACCAAGGCTTCAAGGCCGCCTGGGAGATCCCGTCCCTGGCCCGCTCCTATCCCAATCTCGGCACGCTGAAAAGCTGGCCGGAGAATTTTACCGCCTTTGCCGCGGGCGTGGAGCTTTACGAAGCGGCCACGCATTACCACCTCATCGAGCGTTCGGTGAAGTACGGCATCCTGTTCATCGGCCTCACCTTCCTGGCCTTCATCATCTTCGAACTGGGCCTGCGCGCCCGTTTGCATCCCGTGCAATACGGCCTGGTGGGGCTGGCCATGGTGGTCTTTTATCTGGTGCTGCTTTCGCTTTCCGAGCACTTCTCTTTTCTGCCCTCCTACGCGGCGGCCTCGGCCTGCACCGTTCTGATGATCGCGCTCTATGTCGGCGCGGCCCTGCGCAACGTCAGGGAAGGCGTGGGCGTGGGCGTTCTGCTCACGGCTTTGTACACCCTGCTGTACGCCATTCTGCAGATGGAGGACTACGCCCTGCTCATGGGCACGGCGCTGGTGCTGGTGATGCTCGGCGCGCTGATGATGGTTTCGCGCAATCTCGCCTTTGAGCGGATGTGA
- a CDS encoding symporter produces the protein MQLRDLIMVFASFASMAAGVFLPELAGSLEAMPRLMLIVMLYLSFLAVGAGALWGELRVMSGVVCRLTLLRLIVLPVLTFAVFRLIMPEFSLGALLLGAAPVGVMAAVFSLMLGANTALILVGNIVTSLLLPLSLPLLLSCTDGALRAMGAGGLDLPENFSLGGMTISLCITILLPFAAAMLTRGLPRLTAGILRRQFPLLTTAIVISNLGIFSNYAGVLRQSPSLILHALLAACLLCVVMTIAALPATRGMSRQVRLAFLISFGVINNILLMIVSNEFFSVNEALMGAAYLAPLYILLFYYRYCSRSPAPAR, from the coding sequence ATGCAGCTTCGCGACCTGATCATGGTGTTCGCCTCCTTCGCTTCCATGGCCGCCGGGGTCTTTCTGCCCGAACTGGCCGGTTCGCTGGAGGCCATGCCCCGCCTGATGCTGATAGTCATGCTCTACCTCAGCTTTCTGGCAGTGGGCGCGGGCGCCCTCTGGGGCGAGCTGCGCGTCATGTCCGGCGTCGTCTGTCGGCTCACGCTCCTGCGTCTGATCGTGCTGCCGGTCCTTACTTTTGCCGTCTTCCGCCTGATCATGCCCGAATTTTCCCTGGGCGCGCTGCTGCTGGGCGCGGCGCCGGTGGGGGTCATGGCCGCCGTGTTTTCGCTCATGCTCGGGGCCAATACCGCCCTGATCCTGGTGGGCAACATCGTCACCTCTCTGCTGCTGCCGCTCAGCCTGCCGCTGCTGCTTTCCTGCACGGACGGCGCGTTGCGCGCCATGGGCGCGGGCGGCCTGGACCTGCCGGAAAACTTCTCTCTGGGCGGCATGACCATCTCGCTCTGCATCACCATTCTGCTGCCCTTTGCGGCGGCCATGCTCACCCGGGGCCTGCCCCGGCTGACCGCGGGCATCCTGCGCCGCCAGTTTCCCCTGCTCACTACGGCCATCGTCATTTCCAATCTTGGCATCTTCAGCAATTACGCCGGGGTGCTGCGCCAGTCGCCCTCCCTGATCCTGCACGCCCTGCTGGCGGCCTGCCTGCTCTGCGTGGTGATGACCATCGCTGCCCTGCCCGCCACGCGCGGGATGTCCCGCCAGGTGCGGCTGGCCTTTCTGATTTCATTCGGCGTCATCAACAACATCCTGCTGATGATCGTCAGCAACGAATTCTTTAGCGTCAACGAAGCCCTGATGGGCGCGGCCTATCTTGCGCCGCTCTACATCCTGCTGTTTTATTACCGCTATTGCAGCCGGTCGCCCGCCCCGGCCCGCTGA
- a CDS encoding SEL1-like repeat protein: MKKSFWLLLLAVCMTALAAAPGRAEGVHGGCFPSDTAGTENAARPGTASSAGPELSQPDDQYDSLYDDAGVITPAFKRLEALYKTGDIREAYAGWLQLARQGDMFAMATLAAVSRAHAGQVWPVPPEFWENWILALLGEGEGGYVLGVQYAMLNGQREPAVKSGEFFLQSARTGHWAGMYGAFVTVRERENASFTLPATPPVAPIPTRFIDDRNDEARYWLTKAADTGYWKAAGLLAAYCVNPRKGTADYARAEHYAVIAAENGSVESALALGTGYAEGIFQNRARCDGYFTYMLLADRLRYHSDPSIGRISSLIRHIKSNPECQEADTVAAALAESKRLYEIWKSRRAGQQREKAALYARAAKRLPEVVAAYEKALENGSVESALALGTGYAEGIFQNRARCDGYFTYMLLADRLRYHSDPSIGRISSLIRHIKSNPECQEADTVAAALAESKRLYEIWKSRRAGQQREKAALYARAAKRLPEVVAAYEKALHEGAVRH, from the coding sequence ATGAAAAAATCGTTTTGGCTTCTGCTGCTTGCCGTCTGCATGACAGCCCTGGCCGCCGCGCCGGGCCGAGCGGAGGGAGTTCATGGCGGCTGTTTTCCTTCGGACACGGCCGGGACTGAAAACGCGGCCCGACCCGGAACGGCGTCGTCCGCCGGTCCGGAGTTAAGCCAACCTGACGATCAGTACGACAGCCTGTATGACGACGCCGGAGTCATTACGCCTGCCTTTAAACGCCTGGAGGCCCTTTACAAGACCGGCGACATCCGTGAGGCCTACGCCGGGTGGCTGCAACTGGCCCGGCAGGGAGACATGTTTGCCATGGCCACCCTGGCGGCGGTCAGCCGCGCGCACGCCGGGCAGGTCTGGCCGGTGCCGCCGGAATTTTGGGAAAACTGGATCCTGGCTCTGCTGGGTGAGGGTGAAGGCGGCTATGTGCTGGGCGTGCAGTATGCCATGCTGAACGGGCAACGCGAACCGGCCGTTAAAAGCGGAGAATTTTTCCTGCAAAGCGCCCGGACCGGGCATTGGGCCGGTATGTACGGAGCCTTCGTCACCGTCCGGGAGCGGGAGAACGCGTCTTTTACGCTCCCGGCCACGCCTCCGGTCGCGCCCATTCCGACCCGTTTCATAGATGACCGCAATGACGAGGCGCGCTACTGGCTGACCAAGGCGGCGGACACGGGCTATTGGAAGGCCGCCGGACTTCTGGCGGCATACTGCGTCAATCCCAGGAAGGGGACTGCGGATTACGCCCGGGCGGAGCATTACGCCGTCATTGCCGCTGAAAACGGCTCTGTGGAAAGCGCGCTGGCTCTGGGCACGGGCTACGCGGAAGGTATTTTTCAAAACCGCGCCCGCTGCGACGGCTATTTCACGTATATGCTTCTGGCGGACAGGCTCAGATACCACAGTGATCCAAGCATCGGGCGCATCAGCAGCCTGATCCGGCATATAAAATCCAATCCCGAATGTCAGGAAGCGGATACGGTTGCCGCCGCGCTGGCTGAAAGCAAACGCCTCTACGAAATATGGAAAAGCCGCCGCGCCGGGCAGCAGCGGGAGAAAGCCGCGCTGTACGCCAGGGCCGCAAAGCGGCTGCCCGAAGTCGTCGCCGCGTATGAGAAAGCCCTTGAAAACGGCTCTGTGGAAAGCGCGCTGGCTCTGGGCACGGGCTACGCGGAAGGTATTTTTCAAAACCGCGCCCGCTGCGACGGCTATTTCACGTATATGCTTCTGGCGGACAGGCTCAGATACCACAGTGATCCAAGCATCGGGCGCATCAGCAGCCTGATCCGGCATATAAAATCCAATCCCGAATGTCAGGAAGCGGATACGGTTGCCGCCGCGCTGGCTGAAAGCAAACGCCTCTACGAAATATGGAAAAGCCGCCGCGCCGGGCAGCAGCGGGAGAAAGCCGCGCTGTACGCCAGGGCCGCAAAGCGGCTGCCCGAAGTCGTCGCCGCGTATGAGAAAGCCCTGCATGAGGGCGCCGTGCGGCATTGA